Proteins found in one Nitrosopumilus maritimus SCM1 genomic segment:
- a CDS encoding adenylate kinase family protein, with amino-acid sequence MSIVITGTPGVGKHTIGKELAQKLKLEIVDINEIAKNSGLFEENDESNDVDTEKLKVILREKISDRHIIIGHLAPYVLDNEKVNRVIVLRRNPYDLIQVYDERGYSDKKSRENASSEILGVITYDVINQFQDKVVQINVTGGKVQEVLEKVNSAISGNIDTEEVDWLELVTKNNDLKKFFVD; translated from the coding sequence ATGTCAATAGTAATTACAGGAACGCCAGGTGTTGGAAAACACACTATTGGGAAAGAGTTAGCACAGAAATTAAAATTAGAAATAGTAGATATTAACGAGATTGCAAAAAATTCAGGATTATTTGAGGAAAATGACGAATCAAATGATGTGGATACAGAAAAACTCAAAGTAATTCTTAGAGAAAAAATTTCTGATAGACATATCATCATTGGGCATTTAGCACCTTACGTTTTAGATAATGAAAAAGTCAATAGAGTTATTGTTTTGAGACGAAATCCATATGATTTGATTCAAGTATATGATGAAAGAGGTTATTCAGATAAGAAAAGTAGAGAAAATGCAAGTAGTGAAATTTTAGGTGTCATTACATATGATGTCATAAACCAATTCCAAGACAAAGTTGTTCAGATTAATGTGACGGGAGGAAAGGTACAAGAGGTTTTGGAGAAAGTAAACTCAGCAATTTCAGGCAATATTGATACTGAAGAAGTAGATTGGCTTGAATTAGTTACAAAAAATAATGATTTGAAAAAATTTTTTGTTGATTGA